The Bombus vancouverensis nearcticus chromosome 12, iyBomVanc1_principal, whole genome shotgun sequence genome contains a region encoding:
- the LOC117155096 gene encoding BLOC-1-related complex subunit 8 homolog: MTAKIYQPDQELETKVKKATERISENMHIVANEPSLAFYRLQEHVRKALPPMVDKRVEVLTLQQQLLGRCYDVEYAVSAIKTMHGAGKSFENTLEFIKNAIFFKQQLKYEEQRRHKKDGNRDSVYKRLSAHIPTLDHLPDEISDVVRETANRVESMMNHARYSTEVQKTN; this comes from the exons ATGACTGCAAAAATATATCAACCAGATCAAGAATTAGAGACGAAGGTTAAAAAAG CAACTGAACGCATATCTGAAAACATGCATATAGTTGCAAATGAGCCATCGCTTGCATTTTATAGACTTCAGGAACATGTAAGGAAGGCATTGCCTCCTATGGTGGATAAACGAGTAGAAGTGCTTACACTTCAACAGCAACTTTTAGGCAGGTGTTATGATGTAGAGTATGCTGTAAGCGCTATTAAGACAATGCATGGTGCTGGGAAGAGTTTTGAGAACACTTTAGAATTTATCAAGAATGCTATATTTTTCAAACAACAATTAAAGTATGAAGAACAGCGTAGGCACAAAAAAGATGGAAATAGAGATTCTGTATACAAAAGACTATCTGCACACATTCCTACCTTAGATCATTTACCGGATGAAATATCTGATGTTGTAAGAGAAACTGCTAACAGGGTAGAGTCTATGATGAATCATGCCAGATATTCTACCGAGGTTCAGAAAACAAATTGA
- the CNPYb gene encoding FGF signaling regulator protein canopy b, translated as MYILTQIFLTHLLFPYLVIGGPEEEQGVKYANKCEVCKVVAIELEAKLDETGKTHDVLEIGYSVDDVSPKRKKEYKKSELRLVESMENLCERILEYNIHKERTDSTRFAKGMSQTFKTLHGLAHKGVKVDLGIPYELWDKPSVEITTLKSQCEDLIENHESDIEDWYHNYQGKVPLTRYLCSERVLKDNDDSCLKEKGDTSGEVKKKKKKKMQVAKVENKENDVKEEL; from the exons ATGTACATTCTAACGCAAATATTTTTGACACATTTATTATTTCCGTATCTTGTAATTGGTGGTCCGGAAGAGGAACAAGGTgttaaatatgcaaataaatgcgaag TTTGCAAAGTTGTGGCTATCGAATTAGAGGCTAAATTAGATGAAACCGGTAAAACGCACGATGTACTTGAAATTGGATATTCTGTTGATGATGTTTCACCCAAGAGGAAAAAGGAATACAAAAAAtc AGAATTACGTTTAGTAGAAAGTATGGAAAATCTGTGTGAACGTATATTGGAATATAATATTCACAAAGAACGTACAGATAGTACACGATTTGCCAAGGGAATGAGTCAAACATTTAAAACACTTCATGGACTTGC gCATAAAGGTGTCAAAGTTGATCTAGGAATCCCATATGAATTATGGGATAAACCATCTGTTGAAATTACTACTTTAAAATCACAATGTGAAGATTTAATTGAAAATCATGAGTCTGACATTGAAGACTGGTATCATAACTATCAAGGAAAAGTTCCATTAACTAG GTATTTGTGTTCAGAAAGGGTATTAAAGGATAATGATGATTCTTGTCTGAAAGAGAAAGGTGATACTAGTGGTgaagttaaaaagaaaaagaaaaagaagatgcAAGTTGCAAAAGTTGAAAACAAAGAAAATGATGTGAAAGAAGAACTATAA